The Aphanothece sacrum FPU1 nucleotide sequence CTTTATCCCCTTGAACTAAAGCAATACCAGTTGTTTGAGAACCAGGATCTATTTTAATTTCTATTGGTTCAATTACAACATCGAGAATTTCTTTTTTTAAGACAATAGTAAAAGGATATTGTCTAAATATTGCTGCATTTTTACTTTTTAATAGTTTTCTGGCTACTGACGGATGACAAGGGTTTAATGGTTGTTTGTTTGAATCAATTACTAACACATAATTTGACATTACTGCCTCTCCATTACTGGGTAAAGTTAGCTTCGACAATGTTATTTAAGCTTTTTAAATTAGTAACACTTCCTTAACCCTTTAAAGATGTTTAATTACTAATGACAGAGCAGGGGACTAGCTTCGCATCCGCAAGGTGTCGTGACAAAAATAACGTAGTATACTAGATACTTAGTCTGGTCAACTTAGGCTATATTTCAAGCCCCCGTTACATCGGTACTCCGATTAACGGTGGGTTGTTGACCTACCCAGTCTCCTTTTTTATCCCCATAAACTGAACCACTACTAATATAAATAATTTGTTTGACCGTCTGATTATTACTCAATGCAGTCACAAGATTTTTAGACGTTGGTAAATAGGTTTTGCCATAAGTTTCTGCATCAACTTGATGATCACTAATAGGGGCAACACTTACTAAAATAGTATCTTGATTCTCAATCACTGATTCTATTGCCGAGAGATTATCTCCTGTCAAAATAATTGTTTGATCGGTAAATTTTTCTAGTTCTGAAACTTTCTCCTCTCTGGTGGTAGTTCCTGTGACAAAATGTCCTTGTTGATGCCAATAACTGGCCGCTGCTTTTCCCACATAACCACAACCAATCACCGCTATTTTATCTAATTGTTTCTTTTCTTTCTGTTCTGTCATTAGGTATAAGTATAAGTGATAATTAATTCTAAGACTTTTCTCATTTAAAAGGGGATACTCTCAACCTTAAATTAATCAATTATCAATTGTCAATTGTTAATTAGCAAGTTTCCCTATTTAACCCCTGCTTAACTTATCATTCAAGTCCAAACGATTTAATATTCTTATCTAAAAAGCTTCGTTACAAAACTTAATCGATGATCACTTTTGGGAGATTTTGCCAAAATTTGACCCATCATGGCATTTTGCATATTTTCGTGATAAACTAATGATAGTGAAAACTGGCCTACTTGTAACCATTGCCATAAAAATAGCTTGAAATCCTATCTATACCGTAGTTTCAGTTTTATACCTATCCTGTGATCGCGGCTAAATAAACCCCTTGACTTAACTATTTTTAATTAATACTTTTGTCTTGTAAATAAGATTTATAAAGTGCGCTTGACAAAAAACGAACTTTTGTATAATAACTCTAAAAAGTTAGCCCACATAATTCATCACCTCCTCACCCCATCACCCCATCACCCCCCACTCTTTTTTGTCTAAACCAATCTTGTAACTGTTGACGACATTCTCGTTCTCGAATACCAGAGATAACGGATAAACGATGATTAGAAGCCATACTATCGGGTAAGTTTAGCACAGTGCGAATCGTCCCCGATTTAGGATCATCGACCCCATAGACAAGTAAACCTAGACGAGCTTGAATAATTGCTCCACTGCACATAGGACAGGGTTCTAAGGTTACGTAAAGGGTACAGTGGTTTAAATGCCACGATTGTAATATTTGACTTGCAGCACGCATAGCAAGGATTTCTGCATGAGCAGTGGGATCTTTGTCTCTTTCCTTGCGATTTGCCCCTGTAGCGATTAAATTATTTTGATTATCGACAATAACTGCTCCTACGGGTACATCTCCTGACTCTCCTGCTGTTTGAGCGATCGCTAATGCTTCTCCCATCCAATGATAATAATTGTCATAAGCAAGCTTATGAAAATAGTTAAACATCTTGAGGGGTTTTGTTATTGTCAATTTGAGCAAGATTGAGAAAAATTTTGAAATTGATAATGATTGGCATTAATTGTCTAAAAATGTATAGTTTTGTCACATTTCTTGTACGATAATGAGCCGACAAAGTTACCATTAGTATGATACTTTTAGAATACATTGCCTTATTTTATGAATCAAAAACTGATGATAAGTTAGTTGGGTGAAAATCGGCGTGGTTGTGAAAACCAAATAAGAATTGGGACAAGTAGCATTCGCATCATCACTCAATATTTGTAAATTATCTATTTGGAGACAAGATCTATGAGTAGCTTTCTAACAATTAAACAAGCTGCCGAAATTTTGGGTGTTAGCACCAAAACCGTTCGACGATGGGATCAAAATGGAAAAATTAGCTCTATTCGTACCCCTGGAGGACATCGACGCTTTAAGAGCAATGAGTTATTAAATAATACGACAAAAGCAAGTGCTACCATTGGTTATGCCAGAATTAACCCTAACCAGTCTGAAGAACAACTTAATCAGCAAGTTTTCAAACTGCAAACTTATTGCCAAGAAAGAGGCTGGAATTGCGAAATTATCAATGACTGTGGTAGTGGTGTTGACTATTCTAGTAAAGGACTTATTCGCTTAATTAAGTTAATTTGTCATCATAAACTAGAACGATTAGTGCTAAGTCATAAAGATCGACTTTTAACATTAGGGGCAGATTTAGTATTTACCCTCTGTGAAATTTTTGGTGTAGAAGTCGTCATCATTAATAGTACCGATGAAGTTGCCTTAGAAGATGATTTAACCAACGATTTACAAGATATCATCCAGTTGTTTAATACTCGTGTCTATGGTTCTCGTAACTCCCACAACACTCACTTAGTCAAACAACTACAACAGATTACCAAAAGTCTATCCAGCTAAAATTTAGGTAATTTTTTTGATAACTGTTTTTTCCCTAATTGACGATTAAAATCACTTATTTTTTTAGACTCTGTTTAGACATTTTTTTGAGAAATTGATAGGGGGAATGGACTGATATCTGTTTCCTCCTAATTAATTTTCATCTAAAAGGCGATCGCACATTAGTTAAAGATGTCTTTAATCTCCCTGAGAAATGCTGTTATGCTTTTCCAAGAAACCTTGGATAAAGAGAGAATGCCAACAGTAATTAAGAGTAAGCCTAGCAAAAAGTTATCTTCAGAAAGAATCAAGCCGACGATAGCGATAAAGTAGGGAGAAATAATCCGACTAACTTTTTCTACAACTTGAACAATTTCAGGTTCAGGTTGAGATAGGTTAACCCCTTGACTGATTTGGCTATTATCTTGGGTAGAGTCTTCTATTTCTCCTGGGGAGGGGAACATAATATTAGGAATTTCAGGAGTTTCAGAGGGGTTAGGGTCTTTCTGTTGTCTACCAAACATTATTAACCTCGAAATTGATAAAGTCCCCATTTTAAAGGGGGATTTAGGGGAATCTAGAAATGTTAAGCTTATAACTGGGAAATTGTGTTAATAGCTTTCTTTTGTCTATGATTCTAGCATTAGCAAAACCAGGAATGCAAGTGATTAAATCTTGATGAATTTTTGTAACATTTGCTTTCTGTCACTATTTTTTGTATACCATAAAAAATGACAAAATATTACATTTGAAAACTTTTAATTTTTATCTTACTCCTCTAAAAAACAATGCTATACTGAGAGCGTATCTGTCATCATCATGGGCTTTATGCTGGTAACATCTTCTGACACGATAACCTGGGAATTACTCCCCGAAGACTTCATTTTAGATGATGAACCTGTGGATAATATTAATCAACCTTCTTTAGCTGCTGCTTTAACAGAAAGCTTGGAGTTAGAGCAAAAACTTCCCTTAAATTGTCTCACAACAACGAATTACGGCATTTGTGCCACTCTTAATGGCAAATTTGTCATAAAAGCCCCTGATTGGGCGTATATAGGGCAAATTTCGGTAGCCAGAGAAGCGGTTATCAGAAGCTACACCCCCCATCGCCAAGGGGAAATTCCGATGATTGTGATGGAATTTCTTTCTGATAAGGAAGGGATAGAATATTCGAGTAAGCGAACGTTTCCCCCTGGCAAATGGTTCTTTTATGAGCAAATTCTTCAAGTTCCTAACTATATCATCTTTGAACCTGATAATGGCACTCTAGAAGTTCATCGTTTGGATAATAGTAAGCTGTATGAGTTACAAAGTCCTAATGAGAATAACCGTTATTGGATTGAAGAAATTGGCTTATTTTTAGGGGTTTGGTCAGGAAAACGGGAAAATAGAGAGGGTTACTGGTTGCGATGGTGGAATCAAGAGGGAAATTTACTGTTATGGGGAACCGAACGGGTTCAACAGGAACAAGAAGCGAAGGAGTTAGCGCAACAACAGGCTATTCAAGCGCAACAACAAGCTATTCAAGCACAACAACAGGCTATTCAAGAACGAGAAGCGAAGGAAGCAGCTTTAAAACGTTTAGAAGAGTTAGAAAATCGACTACGAGAGGCTGGAATTGACCTAATTTGAATATTAATTATGTCCCCATTAAAAGCTTTAATTTTTGATGTAGATGGAACTCTAGCGGAAACCGAAAGAGATGGTCATAGAATTGCGTTTAACCGTGCGTTTTTAGAAGCAGGTTTAGATTGGAATTGGTCAGAAAATCTCTATGGTAAATTATTAGAAATTGCTGGAGGAAAAGAAAGAATTTATCATTACATACAACAATATAATCCTAATGTCAAGGAAGATTTAGAGAACTTAATACCACAGCTTCATCAAGCAAAAACTGAACATTATCTTCAGTTATTATCATCAGGAGAAATTGAGTTAAGATTAGGGGTAAAACGCTTAATTAAAGAAGCCTATCACCAGGGTATAAAATTAGCGATCGCAACAACAAGTGCATTACCCAATGCTTTAGCTTTATTAGAAAAACACTTAAATCCTGACTGGTTTGAGGTTATAGCGGCGGGGGATATTGTTCCTAATAAAAAACCCTCACCTGATATTTATCAATATGTCTTACAACAGATGAATTTACAAGCTTCTGACTGTTTAGTATTTGAGGACTCTTATCAGGGTTTACAAGCAGCACATCAAGCTAAATTGAAAACAATAATTACTCTTAATAATTATACCAAATATCATGATTTTTCCCTAGCAACTTTAGTCTTAGAACATTTAGGAGAACCAGATAAACCATTTACTATTATTCAAGGAAATGTGACAAATAAAACTTATTTTGATGTAGAATTAGCTCATAGTTTGGTTAATAATAATGGTTCTACCGGACTTACTATGCTAAATTAATAATGAATAAAAGGCTAAAGCCTTATCCTATAGAAACGAAGTCCGACGAGCGCGGACAGGCATTATAGGTTGCGTAGGCAACCTTTGTTTCTATAGCTTAACTATGAACGAGTTAAAGTCTATTATTTGTGATAATTTAGCATAACTTGTCCGGTAGATAGGAATAGTCAACCCTCCCACATCACCACCTTGTATTGTAATAGGGGAAGGATTGCTATCTTGAGGTTGGTTTGTCATTTAATTATCAACTCACGGATGTTTCCGTTTTCTTCTTCTAGCACAAGAC carries:
- a CDS encoding NAD-dependent epimerase/dehydratase family protein, whose amino-acid sequence is MTEQKEKKQLDKIAVIGCGYVGKAAASYWHQQGHFVTGTTTREEKVSELEKFTDQTIILTGDNLSAIESVIENQDTILVSVAPISDHQVDAETYGKTYLPTSKNLVTALSNNQTVKQIIYISSGSVYGDKKGDWVGQQPTVNRSTDVTGA
- the tadA gene encoding tRNA adenosine(34) deaminase TadA, producing MFNYFHKLAYDNYYHWMGEALAIAQTAGESGDVPVGAVIVDNQNNLIATGANRKERDKDPTAHAEILAMRAASQILQSWHLNHCTLYVTLEPCPMCSGAIIQARLGLLVYGVDDPKSGTIRTVLNLPDSMASNHRLSVISGIRERECRQQLQDWFRQKRVGGDGVMG
- a CDS encoding IS607 family transposase, with translation MSSFLTIKQAAEILGVSTKTVRRWDQNGKISSIRTPGGHRRFKSNELLNNTTKASATIGYARINPNQSEEQLNQQVFKLQTYCQERGWNCEIINDCGSGVDYSSKGLIRLIKLICHHKLERLVLSHKDRLLTLGADLVFTLCEIFGVEVVIINSTDEVALEDDLTNDLQDIIQLFNTRVYGSRNSHNTHLVKQLQQITKSLSS
- a CDS encoding Uma2 family endonuclease, with product MLVTSSDTITWELLPEDFILDDEPVDNINQPSLAAALTESLELEQKLPLNCLTTTNYGICATLNGKFVIKAPDWAYIGQISVAREAVIRSYTPHRQGEIPMIVMEFLSDKEGIEYSSKRTFPPGKWFFYEQILQVPNYIIFEPDNGTLEVHRLDNSKLYELQSPNENNRYWIEEIGLFLGVWSGKRENREGYWLRWWNQEGNLLLWGTERVQQEQEAKELAQQQAIQAQQQAIQAQQQAIQEREAKEAALKRLEELENRLREAGIDLI
- a CDS encoding HAD family hydrolase, producing the protein MSPLKALIFDVDGTLAETERDGHRIAFNRAFLEAGLDWNWSENLYGKLLEIAGGKERIYHYIQQYNPNVKEDLENLIPQLHQAKTEHYLQLLSSGEIELRLGVKRLIKEAYHQGIKLAIATTSALPNALALLEKHLNPDWFEVIAAGDIVPNKKPSPDIYQYVLQQMNLQASDCLVFEDSYQGLQAAHQAKLKTIITLNNYTKYHDFSLATLVLEHLGEPDKPFTIIQGNVTNKTYFDVELAHSLVNNNGSTGLTMLN